A genomic stretch from Helianthus annuus cultivar XRQ/B chromosome 1, HanXRQr2.0-SUNRISE, whole genome shotgun sequence includes:
- the LOC110873331 gene encoding urease accessory protein G, giving the protein MSSENHNEHVHEHVHDHDHNHNHDHHHESGSSFVGKDGKIYHSHDGLAPHSHEPIYSPGFFNRRAPPLVTRDFRERAFTIGIGGPVGTGKTALMLALCRFLRDKYSLAAVTNDIFTKEDGEFLVKNGALPEERIRAVETGGCPHAAIREDISINLGPLEELSNLYKADILLCESGGDNLAANFSRELADYIIYIIDVSGGDKIPRKGGPGITQADLLVINKTDLAAAVGADLAVMERDALRMRDGGPFVFAQVKHGVGVEEIVNNILQAWEAATGTKRR; this is encoded by the exons ATGTCATCAGAAAATCACAACGaacatgttcacgaacacgttcacgacCACGACCATAACCACAACCATGACCATCATCATGAGAGCGG GTCATCGTTTGTGGGGAAAGATGGGAAGATATACCATAGTCATGATGGATTGGCACCGCATTCGCACGAACCCATTTACTCCCCCGGCTTCTTTAACCGACGAGCACCGCCACTTGTTACCAGAGATTTCAGAGAACGAGCTTTCACCATTGGTATTGGTGGCCCTGTTGGTACTGG AAAAACAGCCTTGATGTTGGCACTCTGTAGATTTCTGCGTGACAAATACAGTCTTGCTGCG GTTACAAATGATATATTTACAAAAGAGGATGGTGAGTTTTTAGTTAAAAACGGAGCGCTCCCAGAGGAAAGGATACGCGCTGTGGAGACAGGTGGCTGCCCACATGCTGCGATCAGGGAAGATATTAGCATTAATCTTGGCCCACTTGAAGAGCTTTCTAACTTGTACAAAGCAGATATACTTCTTTGTGAATCTGGAGGAG ATAATTTAGCTGCCAATTTCAGTAGGGAACTGGCTGACTACATAATCTACATCATAGATGTTTCTGGTGGTGATAAAATTCCAAGGAAAGGAGGGCCAGGCATAACACAAGCTGACCTTCTG GTTATAAATAAGACGGACCTTGCAGCAGCAGTTGGGGCTGATTTGGCAGTCATGGAGCGCGATGCGCTTCGAATGCGCGATGGCGGGCCATTTGTGTTTGCTCAG GTGAAACACGGGGTTGGTGTGGAAGAGATAGTAAACAACATTTTGCAGGCATGGGAAGCAGCAACAGGGACTAAACGCCGTTGA
- the LOC110873333 gene encoding ER membrane protein complex subunit 2, whose protein sequence is MVTKTEQSQLQQLENQVENGGGGAWEYLSLVRKLKLRRSDKVLKHGLTILNDPKKRSALGPEEWSLYEQVAIAALDCQCLDVAKDCIKVLQKKFPDSKRVGRLEAMLLEAKGSWAEAEKAYSSLLEDNPLDQVINMRRVAMSKARGDILGAIDWLNKYLEIFMADHDAWRELAEIYVSLQMYKQAAFCYEELILSQPMIPQHHLAYADVLYTIGGLENLQTAKKYYASTIELTGGKNTRALYGICLCTCAIGQLTKGKNNEDKEISGLAAAALEKDYKQISPDKLSLLGSTLKTLKIQ, encoded by the exons ATGGTGACGAAAACAGAGCAATCACAGTTGCAGCAACTCGAAAATCAAGTTGagaacggtggtggtggtgcttgggAGTATCTCTCTCTTGTTCGCAAGCTCAAGCTTCGTCGTTCCGATAAGGTCTTGAAGCATGGTTTAACAATTTTAAACGACCCCAAGAAACGCTCGGCTCTCGGCCCAGAAG AATGGAGTCTATATGAGCAGGTAGCTATTGCTGCTTTGGACTGCCAATGCCTTGATGTTGCTAAG GATTGCATAAAGGTTTTACAGAAGAAGTTTCCAGACAGCAAGCGAGTTG GTAGGTTAGAAGCAATGTTGCTTGAAGCAAAGGGCTCATGGGCCGAGGCTGAAAAAGCTTATTCAAGCCTTCTAGAAGATAATCCACTTGATCAA GTTATTAATATGAGGAGGGTAGCCATGTCAAAGGCGCGGGGAGATATCTTAGGAGCCATTGATTGGCTCAATAAATATCTTGAGAT ATTTATGGCAGATCATGATGCCTGGAGAGAACTTGCTGAAATATATGTTTCATTGCAAAT GTATAAACAAGCAGCTTTCTGTTATGAGGAGTTAATCCTATCTCAACCAATGATTCCACAACATCACCTCGCTTATGCTGAT GTGCTTTACACAATCGGTGGACTCGAAAATCTTCAGACAGCTAAGAAATATTATGCGTCGACCATAGAATTAACAGGTGGGAAAAACACAAGAGCATTATACGGAATCTGCCTG TGCACTTGTGCAATTGGACAGCTGACTAAAGGGAAGAACAATGAGGACAAGGAGATATCAGGATTAGCAGCTGCAGCATTGGAGAAAGATTACAAGCAGATTTCTCCTGATAAACTTTCTCTGCTTGGCTCTACCCTAAAAACCTTGAAAATTCAGTAA